GCCGCGGCCGGGTCGGTGGGGCCGGTGGTGCGGGCGGGACGTGTGAACAGCCACGGGACCAGGGCGGCGACGGCGAGCAGGGCCCAGACGCCGAGCCCGGCCCGCCAGGACCCGAAGGCGTGCGCGATGGGCACCGACAGGGCGGCGGCCGTCGAGGTGCCCGCGATCAGGGTCATCGTGTAGACGCCGGTGAGCAGGCCGGTCCGGGTGGGGAAGTGCTGCTTGACCAGGACCGGGAGCAGCACGTTGCCGATGGCGATGCCGGCGAGCGCCAGGGCGCTGGTGAGCAGGAAGACGACGGTCGAGCCGGTGAGCGCGCGCAGGGCCTGGCCGACGGCGAGGACGCCCATCGCGGCGATGAGCAGCCGGGACGCTCCCAGGCGGCGGGCCAGCACGGGGGTGAGGCCGCCGAACGCGGCGAAGCTGAGCGCGGGGAGCGTGGTGATGATCCCGGCGGTGGTGCCGGAGAGGTGCAGGCCGGTGGTGACCTCGTCGAGGAGCGCGCCGAGGCTGGTGATCGCCGCCCGGAGGTTGATCGCCACGAGCAGGATGCCGACGACGATCAGGGCGCCGCCGGTCGCGGGTCGCGCGGCCAGCGCCGCCCGGGTGGGGAGCGCGGAGGGCAGCGGGGCTGCGATGCTGGAAGGCGGCGACATACTCCCATCGTAGAATGATGGGACGAATTTGAGAACGACCGAGAATGAAGGTGTAACCCATGCCACTGCGCTCCCCGTCGCGCCGCACGCTCGTCCCGCAGGTCGTGGAGGAGCTGCGGACCCAGGTCTGCTCCGGCGAGTGGCCGGTGGGCAGTCGCATCCCCACCGAGCCTGAGCTGGTCGAGGCGCTGGGAGTGGGCCGCAACACGGTCCGCGAGGCGGTCAACGCGCTGGTCCACGCCGGGCTGCTGGAGCGGCGCCAGGGGTCGGGCACCTATGTCATGGCGATCCGGGAGCTCGACGGTGCGGTCTCCCGCCGCCTCGCCGAGGGGGAGATCGACGAGGCGGTCGAGGTACGCCGGGCCTTCGAGGTGGAGGGGGCTCGGCTGGCGGCGGGTCGGCGTACCCCCGGGGATCTGGAATTGCTGGATGCCGCGCTCGCGGCGCGGGAGGCCGCGTGGCGGAAGGGTCGCGTTGCCGCATTCATCGAGGCTGACGTGGCGTTTCACGTGGCGGTGGTCGCCGCCGCCCACAACGGGATGCTTTCCGACCTCTATGCCTCTTTCGGCACCGCCCTTCGGGCGAGCCTGGCCGAGACGATCGGGGGAGAGTTGACCCAGGATCGATATGTCGACCATTCGGCCCTGGTGGAGGCCATCCGTTCGGGTGACTCCACACGGGCGGCGGCGGCAGCTGGGGCATTTCTGGAGCATGTACCCATGTCTGATAGACCCGAAGTGTGACCTTTGACCGGCTCGGATCATTGGGCATCGGCTATCTGAGCTGCCTAAGCTCGGCCAATGCGTGTTAGTCAACGAGGACACATGCGGCGTGAGGCCAAGGCCGACGGCGCATTCGAGGTCGGTGGAGATCACCGCATTACCCCGAACGGTCTCCCCGGTCCCTTCGGTCGACTGAACCTCTCCTTCCGCACCGGAAGGGTGGCTGTCGCCACGGGCCTGCTCGGATGTCTCGGGTTCGCCGCGCTCGGTGCCGTCCCCGCGGCCACCGCCGAGGTAGCAGCAGGCAAGACGACGGTCGTCACCTCCGCCGACCGGGCCCAGGCCGGAGCCGCGACCCGCTCCGTGGACCGGACCGGGCTGACCAAGTCGGCCGCCAAGCCGCAGCAGAAGGCAGCGGCCCAGGCCGCGCCCGTGGTGAAGAAGCAGGTCGCCGGGCTCACGGTCAAGCAGACCGCCAACGCCCGGGCGATCGTCGAGGCCGGCAAGGAGATGAACCTGCCCAAGAAGGCGATGGTCATCGCGCTGTCGACCGCGATGCAGGAGAGCAACCTCTACAACCTCGGCAGCACCGTCATCCCCGAGTCGCAGACGGTCCCCAACGAGGGCCTCGGCTCCGACCACGACTCCGTCGGACTCTTCCAGCAGCGGTCCAGCACGGGTTGGGGTCCGGTCAAGAAGCTGATGCAGCCGAAGTTCGCCGCGACGCAGTTCTACAAGGGACTCGTCAACGTGCCCGGCTGGCAGAACATGCCCGTGACCTACGCTGCCCAGGCCGTCCAGGTGTCCGCCTACCCCTACGCCTACGCCAAGCACGAGGGCAAGGCGACCGCGGTCGTCAACGAGCTGCTCAAGTAGCGCTCGCCGCAACGTTCAGGGCCGGTCCCCGCTGGGGGCCGGCCCTCAGTCCGTCTGCGGCAGGGCGCCCGCCGCCACGAGCAGCTTCGCCGCCTCCCGGTGCCCACCGCGGACGGCCCAACCCAGCGGTGTGGACCCGGTCCCGTGATCCTCGCGCAGGTTGGCGTCGGCTCCGTGGGCGAGAAGTTCCTGCACGGCGGCGGTGTGGCCCCAGCGGGCCGCGGCACA
This portion of the Allocatelliglobosispora scoriae genome encodes:
- a CDS encoding FadR/GntR family transcriptional regulator, with the translated sequence MPLRSPSRRTLVPQVVEELRTQVCSGEWPVGSRIPTEPELVEALGVGRNTVREAVNALVHAGLLERRQGSGTYVMAIRELDGAVSRRLAEGEIDEAVEVRRAFEVEGARLAAGRRTPGDLELLDAALAAREAAWRKGRVAAFIEADVAFHVAVVAAAHNGMLSDLYASFGTALRASLAETIGGELTQDRYVDHSALVEAIRSGDSTRAAAAAGAFLEHVPMSDRPEV
- a CDS encoding CynX/NimT family MFS transporter — protein: MPSALPTRAALAARPATGGALIVVGILLVAINLRAAITSLGALLDEVTTGLHLSGTTAGIITTLPALSFAAFGGLTPVLARRLGASRLLIAAMGVLAVGQALRALTGSTVVFLLTSALALAGIAIGNVLLPVLVKQHFPTRTGLLTGVYTMTLIAGTSTAAALSVPIAHAFGSWRAGLGVWALLAVAALVPWLFTRPARTTGPTDPAAALARIRPARTGLGWAMALFFGLQALSGYAAMGWLSQIFRDAGYPATTSGLLLAGVALVGVPIALLMPTIAGRGVNLRALVLLMSTAMAVSYVGLWLAPSTAPLLWVALLALGQGAFPLSLAMIGMRARTSEGTVALSAFAQSVGYLIAALGPLLVGILYETTGAWTMPLAFLFGAAVLQAFAGLAAARPRYIEDEAAG